In Puntigrus tetrazona isolate hp1 chromosome 24, ASM1883169v1, whole genome shotgun sequence, a genomic segment contains:
- the zic4 gene encoding zinc finger protein ZIC 4 isoform X1, whose protein sequence is MSVDALGSPVMDPAFSKRNTTLRLVDLAGAHHHHHHHHHTPQSVTGFPGFSSHPHSMAHSHPGEMTAEPRLGPSPFGPEHMGHSAALKISPTHHYPHHHHHHNHHIAGHSEVVSSQTGAFGPVQAATVPYSMSHTAQALSAGRDFLIRRDLTAQAMPVLTDQTSGSASHHGMFVSTTGSYPGHYGHHPDPGNHTLFPGLHHEQPSTGAPGGQALNGQIRLGIPAEMYVRSDHLSQVASSRADPFAASPLHGYGGLNLNMNLSAHHHHHHHHGAGAFFRYMRQPIKQELICKWLEPEHSAKKLCSKTYSTMHELVTHVTVEHVGGPEQANHICFWEECPREGKPFKAKYKLVNHIRVHTGEKPFPCPFPGCGKVFARSENLKIHKRTHTGEKPFKCEFDGCDRRFANSSDRKKHSHVHTSDKPYNCKVRGCDKSYTHPSSLRKHMKVHCKSPPPSSGYESSTPSLVSPSSDLGREPAPSALSEPLSSSSQPANLSEWYVCHSSGASGPQTPPSGSSTPGHTEGPTYGNPERRDAF, encoded by the exons ATGAGCGTGGATGCTTTGGGAAGCCCTGTGATGGACCCCGCGTTTTCCAAACGGAACACGACGCTGAGATTAGTTGACTTGGCAGGGGCTCAccaccatcaccatcatcaccaccatACCCCTCAGAGCGTGACAGGCTTCCCGGGGTTCAGCAGCCATCCACACTCAATGGCTCACTCGCACCCTGGGGAGATGACTGCGGAACCCCGCCTGGGGCCGAGTCCATTCGGGCCAGAACACATGGGGCACTCCGCGGCCCTCAAAATCAGCCCAACCCATCATTATCCccaccaccatcaccaccacAATCATCATATTGCAGGCCACAGTGAAGTGGTCTCCAGTCAAACGGGAGCTTTTGGCCCGGTGCAGGCGGCAACGGTCCCGTACTCTATGTCTCACACGGCCCAGGCGCTATCCGCAGGTAGGGACTTCCTCATTCGCCGAGATTTGACAGCTCAAGCCATGCCCGTGCTGACCGATCAGACTTCTGGTTCAGCCTCTCACCACGGAATGTTTGTCTCAACAACAGGTAGCTATCCGGGACACTATGGTCATCACCCCGACCCTGGGAACCATACGCTCTTCCCTGGACTTCATCACGAGCAACCGTCTACCGGAGCACCAGGTGGCCAAGCCTTGAACGGACAAATAAGGTTAGGAATACCTGCCGAAATGTACGTTCGGTCTGATCATTTGAGTCAAGTAGCGAGCTCCAGGGCAGACCCGTTCGCCGCTTCTCCTCTGCACGGATACGGCGGGCTCAACCTGAACATGAATCTCAGCGcgcaccaccaccaccaccaccaccacggAGCCGGCGCTTTTTTCCGATACATGAGGCAGCCGATCAAGCAAGAGCTCATCTGCAAGTGGCTGGAGCCGGAGCACTCGGCGAAAAAACTTTGctccaaaacttacagcaccatGCACGAGCTGGTGACGCATGTGACCGTGGAGCACGTCGGAGGACCGGAACAAGCGAACCACATCTGTTTTTGGGAAGAGTGTCCGCGAGAGGGAAAGCCGTTCAAAGCGAAGTACAAACTCGTGAATCACATCAGAGtgcacaccggagagaaaccgttccCGTGTCCGTTCCCCGGCTGTGGAAAAGTATTTGCCAGATCGGAAAACTTGAAAATACACAAGAGGACGCACACAG gtGAAAAGCCTTTCAAATGCGAGTTCGACGGCTGCGACAGACGGTTCGCCAACAGCAGCGACCGGAAAAAGCACTCCCACGTACACACCAGCGACAAGCCGTACAACTGCAAAGTCAGAGGTTGTGACAAATCGTACACGCATCCCAGCTCTCTGAGAAAACACATGAAGGTGCACTGCAAGTCTCCACCTCCGAGTTCGGGTTACGAATCGTCGACTCCGTCCCTCGTGTCTCCTTCATCGGACTTGGGACGAGAGCCAGCTCCCTCCGCGCTCTCCGAGCCCCTCTCGTCGTCGTCCCAGCCGGCCAATTTAAGCGAATGGTACGTGTGTCACAGCTCGGGAGCCAGCGGCCCTCAGACCCCACCCAGCGGCTCATCCACGCCGGGCCATACGGAGGGGCCAACGTACGGCAATCCCGAACGGAGGGACGCCTTCTAG
- the zic1 gene encoding zinc finger protein ZIC 1 — protein MLLDAGPQYPTIGVTTFGSTRHHSTGEVTDREVALGINPFADGMGAFKINHSSHDLGSGQTAFSSQAPGYAAAAALGHHHHPTHVSSYSTAAFNSTRDFLFRNRGFGDATSAQHSLFASAAGSFAGPHGHSDAAGHLLFPGLHEQAATHASSNVVNGQMRLGFSGDMYGRAEQYGHVASPRSEHYASTQLHGYGPMNMNMAAHHGAGAFFRYMRQPIKQELICKWVEPEQLTNPKKSCNKTFSTMHELVTHLTVEHVGGTEQSNHICFWEECSREGKPFKAKYKLVNHIRVHTGEKPFPCPFPGCGKVFARSENLKIHKRTHTGEKPFKCEFEGCDRRFANSSDRKKHMHVHTSDKPYLCKMCDKSYTHPSSLRKHMKVHESSSQGSQPSPAASSGYESSTPPTIVSPSTENQSSSSISPASSTVHHTSSHSTLSSNFNEWYV, from the exons ATGCTCTTGGACGCAGGACCACAGTATCCCACCATTGGAGTGACTACTTTCGGCTCCACCAGACATCACTCAACAGGCGAAGTTACAGATAGAGAAGTGGCTTTGGGTATCAATCCGTTCGCCGACGGTATGGGCGCTTTTAAAATCAACCACAGCTCCCACGACCTCGGCTCCGGGCAAACGGCGTTTTCCTCGCAAGCGCCGGGCTACGCCGCCGCCGCTGCCCTGGGACACCATCATCACCCCACTCATGTCAGCTCGTACTCCACCGCCGCTTTCAACTCCACTCGGGACTTTCTCTTTCGCAATCGAGGCTTCGGAGACGCCACGAGCGCGCAGCACAGCCTGTTCGCCTCCGCCGCTGGAAGTTTCGCCGGACCGCATGGACACTCCGACGCCGCCGGGCACCTGCTCTTCCCGGGACTGCACGAGCAAGCGGCCACGCACGCGTCCTCCAACGTGGTGAACGGTCAGATGCGCCTGGGCTTTTCCGGGGACATGTACGGCAGGGCCGAGCAATACGGTCACGTCGCGAGCCCCAGGTCCGAGCACTACGCCTCGACGCAGCTGCACGGCTACGGCCCCATGAACATGAACATGGCTGCCCATCACGGGGCAGGGGCCTTCTTTCGCTACATGAGACAGCCCATAAAGCAAGAGCTCATCTGCAAATGGGTCGAACCGGAGCAGCTGACGAATCCGAAAAAGTCCTGCAACAAAACTTTCAGCACCATGCACGAGCTCGTGACCCACCTGACCGTGGAGCACGTCGGGGGAACGGAGCAGTCGAATCACATTTGCTTTTGGGAAGAATGTTCCCGGGAAGGGAAACCGTTTAAAGCGAAGTACAAACTCGTGAATCACATCAGAGtgcacaccggagagaaaccgtttCCGTGTCCGTTCCCCGGCTGTGGAAAAGTATTTGCCAGATCGGAAAATCTGAAAATCCATAAAAGAACACACACCG gTGAAAAACCTTTCAAGTGTGAGTTTGAAGGCTGTGACAGACGCTTTGCGAACAGCAGCGACCGCAAGAAACACATGCACGTCCATACTTCAGACAAACCGTACCTCTGCAAAATGTGTGATAAATCCTACACACATCCCAGCTCCCTCCGGAAACACATGAAG GTTCACGAGTCGTCGTCTCAAGGATCCCAACCCTCCCCGGCAGCCAGCTCCGGCTACGAGTCCTCCACGCCGCCCACCATCGTGTCCCCTTCCACAGAAAACCAGAGCAGCAGTTCCATATCACCAGCGTCGTCCACAGTTCACCACACGAGCAGCCACAGCACCCTTTCGTCAAATTTTAACGAATGGtacgtgtaa
- the zic4 gene encoding zinc finger protein ZIC 4 isoform X2: protein MSVDALGSPVMDPAFSKRNTTLRLVDLAGAHHHHHHHHHTPQSVTGFPGFSSHPHSMAHSHPGEMTAEPRLGPSPFGPEHMGHSAALKISPTHHYPHHHHHHNHHIAGHSEVVSSQTGAFGPVQAATVPYSMSHTAQALSAGSYPGHYGHHPDPGNHTLFPGLHHEQPSTGAPGGQALNGQIRLGIPAEMYVRSDHLSQVASSRADPFAASPLHGYGGLNLNMNLSAHHHHHHHHGAGAFFRYMRQPIKQELICKWLEPEHSAKKLCSKTYSTMHELVTHVTVEHVGGPEQANHICFWEECPREGKPFKAKYKLVNHIRVHTGEKPFPCPFPGCGKVFARSENLKIHKRTHTGEKPFKCEFDGCDRRFANSSDRKKHSHVHTSDKPYNCKVRGCDKSYTHPSSLRKHMKVHCKSPPPSSGYESSTPSLVSPSSDLGREPAPSALSEPLSSSSQPANLSEWYVCHSSGASGPQTPPSGSSTPGHTEGPTYGNPERRDAF from the exons ATGAGCGTGGATGCTTTGGGAAGCCCTGTGATGGACCCCGCGTTTTCCAAACGGAACACGACGCTGAGATTAGTTGACTTGGCAGGGGCTCAccaccatcaccatcatcaccaccatACCCCTCAGAGCGTGACAGGCTTCCCGGGGTTCAGCAGCCATCCACACTCAATGGCTCACTCGCACCCTGGGGAGATGACTGCGGAACCCCGCCTGGGGCCGAGTCCATTCGGGCCAGAACACATGGGGCACTCCGCGGCCCTCAAAATCAGCCCAACCCATCATTATCCccaccaccatcaccaccacAATCATCATATTGCAGGCCACAGTGAAGTGGTCTCCAGTCAAACGGGAGCTTTTGGCCCGGTGCAGGCGGCAACGGTCCCGTACTCTATGTCTCACACGGCCCAGGCGCTATCCGCAG GTAGCTATCCGGGACACTATGGTCATCACCCCGACCCTGGGAACCATACGCTCTTCCCTGGACTTCATCACGAGCAACCGTCTACCGGAGCACCAGGTGGCCAAGCCTTGAACGGACAAATAAGGTTAGGAATACCTGCCGAAATGTACGTTCGGTCTGATCATTTGAGTCAAGTAGCGAGCTCCAGGGCAGACCCGTTCGCCGCTTCTCCTCTGCACGGATACGGCGGGCTCAACCTGAACATGAATCTCAGCGcgcaccaccaccaccaccaccaccacggAGCCGGCGCTTTTTTCCGATACATGAGGCAGCCGATCAAGCAAGAGCTCATCTGCAAGTGGCTGGAGCCGGAGCACTCGGCGAAAAAACTTTGctccaaaacttacagcaccatGCACGAGCTGGTGACGCATGTGACCGTGGAGCACGTCGGAGGACCGGAACAAGCGAACCACATCTGTTTTTGGGAAGAGTGTCCGCGAGAGGGAAAGCCGTTCAAAGCGAAGTACAAACTCGTGAATCACATCAGAGtgcacaccggagagaaaccgttccCGTGTCCGTTCCCCGGCTGTGGAAAAGTATTTGCCAGATCGGAAAACTTGAAAATACACAAGAGGACGCACACAG gtGAAAAGCCTTTCAAATGCGAGTTCGACGGCTGCGACAGACGGTTCGCCAACAGCAGCGACCGGAAAAAGCACTCCCACGTACACACCAGCGACAAGCCGTACAACTGCAAAGTCAGAGGTTGTGACAAATCGTACACGCATCCCAGCTCTCTGAGAAAACACATGAAGGTGCACTGCAAGTCTCCACCTCCGAGTTCGGGTTACGAATCGTCGACTCCGTCCCTCGTGTCTCCTTCATCGGACTTGGGACGAGAGCCAGCTCCCTCCGCGCTCTCCGAGCCCCTCTCGTCGTCGTCCCAGCCGGCCAATTTAAGCGAATGGTACGTGTGTCACAGCTCGGGAGCCAGCGGCCCTCAGACCCCACCCAGCGGCTCATCCACGCCGGGCCATACGGAGGGGCCAACGTACGGCAATCCCGAACGGAGGGACGCCTTCTAG